From a region of the uncultured Desulfatiglans sp. genome:
- the atoC gene encoding Acetoacetate metabolism regulatory protein AtoC, translated as MVITRVLIIDDQDSLLNSLRIFFELRGWEVTTASTGREGLKKARALQPSLVILDLRLPDIDGQEILERLRHEMPATQVIVVTAFQDMDNTIRCIKLGAFDFIHKPIDIDELETALNRFSNVSKAQGAEPPVEAPLHSVSCEDSPYIVGKSQAMKDVFKKIAMVSDARVTVLIQGESGTGKELVARAIHYQGAYRTHPFMVVDCSTLVDTLTESQLFGYEKGAFTGAEMMRKGTLESAGEGTIFFDEIGELPLRLQSKLLRFLHEKEYTRLGGTQPMHSEARIIAATNRNLEQMASEGRMRTDLFYRLQVVTIYMPPLRDRRSDIPLLASSLLEKIGHKLRIPIKTLTNGAMQELEGYSWPGNVRQLENTLTKAAVLTKSSVLDKEDIIHAIGDLDRSSPEKGGVDKTLAEVEKEHILRVLNAKEGHLGQACRTLGISRPTLRSKLKQYEVRQA; from the coding sequence ATGGTGATCACACGTGTGCTGATAATCGATGACCAGGATTCGCTCCTGAATTCCCTGAGGATCTTTTTCGAGCTGCGGGGATGGGAGGTAACCACCGCCTCGACGGGGCGGGAAGGCTTGAAAAAGGCGCGCGCCTTGCAGCCCTCTCTGGTGATTCTCGATTTGAGGCTGCCGGACATAGATGGGCAGGAAATCCTGGAACGGCTGCGCCATGAGATGCCTGCAACTCAGGTGATCGTCGTGACCGCCTTCCAGGATATGGACAATACGATACGCTGCATCAAGCTGGGCGCCTTCGACTTCATTCACAAGCCGATCGATATCGACGAACTGGAAACGGCCTTGAACCGTTTCAGCAATGTGAGCAAGGCCCAGGGGGCGGAGCCCCCCGTCGAGGCGCCGCTGCACTCCGTTTCCTGCGAAGATTCCCCGTACATCGTCGGAAAGAGCCAGGCGATGAAAGACGTCTTCAAAAAAATCGCGATGGTCTCCGATGCCAGGGTCACAGTGCTCATCCAGGGGGAAAGCGGGACGGGAAAAGAACTCGTAGCTCGGGCGATTCATTATCAGGGGGCCTATCGGACCCATCCCTTCATGGTGGTCGATTGCTCGACACTCGTAGACACCCTGACTGAAAGCCAGCTCTTTGGATATGAAAAAGGCGCCTTCACCGGAGCCGAAATGATGCGCAAAGGGACGCTCGAGTCGGCCGGAGAGGGAACGATCTTCTTCGACGAGATCGGCGAACTGCCGCTGCGGCTGCAGAGCAAACTCCTTCGGTTTCTCCACGAGAAGGAATACACCCGCCTGGGAGGCACTCAGCCGATGCACTCGGAAGCGCGCATCATCGCTGCAACCAATCGGAATTTGGAACAGATGGCATCGGAGGGGCGAATGCGCACCGACCTTTTTTATCGGCTGCAGGTAGTCACGATCTACATGCCGCCGCTCAGGGACCGCCGCTCCGACATCCCGCTTCTGGCCTCCAGCCTGCTCGAAAAGATAGGACACAAGTTGAGGATACCGATCAAGACCTTGACCAACGGGGCGATGCAGGAACTGGAGGGCTATTCCTGGCCGGGCAATGTCCGGCAGCTTGAAAACACCCTCACCAAAGCAGCGGTTTTGACCAAGTCTTCCGTGCTGGACAAGGAAGACATCATCCATGCAATTGGGGACCTCGACCGGTCCTCTCCCGAAAAGGGAGGGGTGGACAAGACACTGGCGGAGGTCGAAAAGGAGCACATTCTGCGGGTACTCAACGCAAAAGAGGGGCATCTCGGTCAGGCGTGCCGGACGCTTGGAATCAGCCGGCCGACGTTGAGAAGCAAGCTGAAGCAATACGAGGTGAGACAGGCTTGA